The Hymenobacter sp. DG01 genome has a segment encoding these proteins:
- a CDS encoding PAS domain-containing sensor histidine kinase, with protein MPFNRPSAGILLRLVALLATLSGAGYWALHGRAGWAVLAGLLLAALTVELASYLSRGQRQLADFLLAVQYRDFTQHFDPRQAPPGLRPLYAAFNQLNATFRELRAEKDAQFHYLQTILALLDTGLLAYDATGQVEWVNDAFTQLLALPYLNTLQALQTRHTRLYAAISRATPHHSPVVEITVNRQVLRLLLSVTRFKLRGRDVTLLAVKNVTHTLASTETDAWQKLLRVMTHEIMNSVTPIASLADTLRRHLALIQTAGPSTETPGSSPFDDVAAGLSIIQQRSEGLLRFAQVYRNFSTIATPQLMRVPVQALFQDARTLLEKQFAQQHIRVVITVHPAALAVEADRQLLEQVLINLLLNAIRAVTAAPQPQIQLLAHLDEREQVMLEVIDNGTGIAPDLLESIFIPFFTTDPGGSGIGLSLAQQIMQLHHGSIHVHSEEGAGSRFQLRFP; from the coding sequence ATGCCATTTAACCGCCCCTCCGCCGGCATCCTGCTCCGACTGGTAGCGCTGCTGGCGACCCTGAGCGGGGCAGGGTACTGGGCGCTGCACGGGCGCGCGGGCTGGGCCGTGCTAGCCGGCCTGCTGCTGGCGGCCCTCACGGTAGAGCTGGCCAGCTACCTGTCGCGGGGCCAGAGGCAGCTGGCCGACTTTCTGCTGGCGGTGCAGTACCGCGACTTTACCCAGCACTTTGACCCACGGCAGGCGCCCCCCGGCCTGCGGCCCCTGTACGCGGCGTTCAACCAGCTTAACGCAACATTTCGGGAGCTGCGGGCCGAGAAAGACGCCCAGTTTCACTACCTGCAAACCATCCTGGCGCTGCTCGACACCGGCTTGCTGGCCTACGACGCCACAGGGCAGGTTGAGTGGGTGAACGATGCCTTTACGCAGCTGCTGGCCCTGCCGTACCTGAACACCCTGCAGGCGCTGCAAACGCGCCATACTAGGCTCTACGCGGCAATTAGCCGCGCCACGCCGCATCATTCGCCGGTCGTGGAAATCACCGTCAACCGCCAGGTGCTGCGGCTGCTGCTCTCGGTTACGCGCTTCAAGCTCCGCGGCCGCGACGTGACGCTGCTGGCAGTCAAAAACGTGACCCACACGCTTGCCAGCACTGAAACCGACGCCTGGCAGAAGCTGCTGCGGGTGATGACGCACGAAATCATGAACTCGGTAACGCCTATTGCCTCCCTGGCCGATACGCTACGCCGCCACCTGGCCCTGATCCAGACGGCTGGCCCGTCGACGGAAACGCCCGGCAGCAGCCCGTTCGACGACGTAGCGGCCGGCCTGAGCATCATCCAGCAGCGCAGTGAGGGCCTGCTACGGTTCGCACAGGTCTACCGCAACTTTAGCACCATTGCCACGCCTCAGCTCATGCGCGTGCCGGTCCAGGCCTTGTTTCAGGACGCCCGCACCTTGCTGGAAAAGCAGTTTGCGCAGCAACACATTCGGGTAGTTATCACGGTGCATCCTGCGGCCCTGGCCGTAGAAGCGGACCGCCAGTTGCTGGAACAGGTGCTCATTAACTTGTTGCTGAATGCCATCCGGGCCGTGACGGCCGCTCCCCAGCCCCAGATTCAGTTGCTGGCCCACTTGGACGAGCGCGAGCAGGTAATGCTGGAAGTTATCGACAACGGCACCGGTATCGCACCGGACCTCCTGGAGAGCATCTTCATTCCGTTCTTCACCACCGACCCTGGCGGCTCTGGTATTGGGCTCAGCTTAGCCCAGCAAATCATGCAGCTGCACCACGGCAGTATTCACGTGCATTCTGAGGAAGGAGCGGGCAGCCGGTTTCAGCTGCGTTTTCCATAA
- a CDS encoding peptide deformylase, whose amino-acid sequence MPIRDILQLGHPTLRAVAEPVADPTSPEVANLVTDLTDTVAHWRETTGYGRAIAAPQIGELQRAILLRLPGHPVWPLINPSIVAHSPEKLVVWDACLSFLSIFMQVERYKWITVRYQDLQGQWHETHAGPEDDLAELLQHEIDHLDGILSLDRMVDVKSLCSREEFERRYKMDSPYGRVGE is encoded by the coding sequence ATGCCCATCCGCGACATTCTGCAGCTTGGCCACCCTACCCTGCGTGCGGTAGCCGAACCCGTAGCCGACCCTACCTCCCCGGAAGTAGCCAACTTGGTCACGGACCTGACCGACACGGTGGCCCACTGGCGCGAAACCACGGGCTACGGCCGGGCCATTGCCGCGCCCCAGATTGGCGAGCTGCAGCGCGCGATTCTGTTGCGTCTGCCAGGCCACCCGGTGTGGCCGCTCATTAACCCCAGCATCGTGGCCCACAGCCCAGAGAAACTGGTCGTCTGGGATGCCTGCCTCTCCTTTCTTTCCATCTTCATGCAGGTAGAGCGCTACAAGTGGATAACCGTGCGCTACCAGGACCTGCAAGGCCAGTGGCACGAAACCCATGCCGGCCCCGAGGACGACCTAGCCGAACTGCTCCAGCACGAAATCGACCACCTCGACGGCATCCTGTCCCTGGACCGCATGGTGGATGTAAAGTCGCTCTGCTCCCGCGAGGAATTTGAGCGGCGCTACAAGATGGATAGCCCGTACGGACGAGTTGGCGAGTAA
- a CDS encoding amidohydrolase family protein, which produces MKLLPRLLAATLPLLVAGCAGHRSQPAYDLVITHANVVDVETGQVRPNQTVAIANGQIRQVTNTSGPALVSRRTVDGTGKYLIPGLWDMHVHFRGGDSLITANRNLLPLYLAHGITTVRDAGGDLTPSIFVWREQIRAGQLAGPTIYTSGPKIDGPKAFWAGSLEVENQAQIDKALDSLQRLKVDYVKLYESTISREAFLNTIAAAQKRGMLTTGHMPYTATLREASERGLDASEHLYYVFKGCSNREDSITQAVQRSLNTPKPLGLFAVLPAIYRTYDAATAARLYQTLAKNHTAVVPTLYIQKLLAELPETDHSRDTLLAYIDPKIQATYARRLAGARAQSAATRAFNKQLSAKFMTLVPALQQAGVTLLAGSDSGASNSYVYPGTSLLGELELLVQAGLTPAQALQAATINGARFLKADQRSGTIRAGKDADLVLLNQNPLEDIAHLRQINTVITRGRVYSALELRQMVQSIKHSE; this is translated from the coding sequence ATGAAACTCCTACCCCGCCTGCTGGCCGCAACCCTGCCCCTGCTGGTCGCGGGCTGCGCCGGCCACCGAAGCCAACCGGCTTACGACCTGGTTATCACCCACGCCAACGTAGTGGATGTGGAAACTGGCCAGGTACGCCCCAACCAAACCGTAGCAATTGCTAATGGGCAGATTCGGCAGGTAACCAACACCAGCGGCCCGGCCCTTGTTTCCAGGCGCACCGTGGATGGCACCGGTAAATACCTGATTCCGGGTCTCTGGGACATGCACGTGCACTTCCGGGGCGGTGATTCGCTTATTACGGCCAACCGCAACCTGCTCCCCCTATACCTGGCCCACGGCATTACCACCGTGCGCGACGCGGGCGGCGACCTGACGCCGAGCATCTTCGTCTGGCGGGAGCAGATCCGCGCCGGACAGCTGGCTGGGCCTACTATCTACACCTCGGGGCCCAAAATCGATGGACCGAAGGCGTTCTGGGCGGGCTCGCTGGAGGTGGAAAATCAAGCGCAGATCGACAAGGCTCTCGACTCGCTGCAGCGGCTAAAAGTCGATTACGTGAAGCTTTATGAAAGTACCATCTCGCGGGAGGCTTTTCTTAACACAATTGCGGCGGCCCAGAAGCGCGGCATGCTCACCACCGGCCACATGCCCTACACCGCTACCCTACGCGAAGCCTCAGAGCGCGGCCTGGATGCTTCGGAGCATTTGTACTACGTGTTTAAGGGTTGCTCCAACCGGGAGGACAGCATCACTCAGGCCGTGCAGCGCAGCCTGAACACACCCAAGCCCCTGGGCCTGTTTGCGGTGCTGCCCGCCATTTACCGCACCTACGACGCGGCTACGGCCGCCCGCCTCTATCAGACGCTGGCGAAAAACCATACCGCCGTGGTGCCTACGCTCTACATTCAGAAGCTACTGGCCGAACTGCCCGAAACCGACCACTCCCGCGACACCCTGTTGGCGTACATCGACCCCAAAATTCAGGCTACCTACGCCCGCCGCCTGGCCGGGGCCCGGGCTCAATCGGCAGCTACCCGCGCCTTCAACAAGCAGCTTTCGGCCAAGTTCATGACCCTGGTGCCGGCCCTGCAGCAAGCCGGCGTCACGCTGCTGGCCGGCTCCGACAGCGGCGCGTCCAACTCCTACGTGTACCCCGGCACCTCCCTACTGGGCGAGCTGGAGCTGCTGGTGCAGGCGGGCCTCACCCCGGCTCAGGCACTCCAAGCCGCCACCATCAATGGGGCCCGTTTCCTGAAAGCCGACCAGCGTTCCGGCACCATCCGGGCCGGTAAAGACGCCGACTTGGTGTTGCTCAATCAGAATCCGCTGGAAGACATTGCTCATTTACGTCAGATCAACACAGTCATTACGCGCGGCCGGGTGTACAGCGCCCTGGAGCTGCGCCAGATGGTGCAGTCCATCAAGCACTCCGAGTAG
- a CDS encoding NRAMP family divalent metal transporter gives MRPARNWGVLLGAAFLMATSAVGPGFLTQTTVFTQSLGASFGFVILTSILIDIGVQLNIWRVIAVSELRAPDIANRVLPGLGGFISLLILLGGLAFNIGNVGGAGLGLEVLTGLPVTWCAVLAAGLAIAIFLVREAGPLMDRFAQLMGLVMILAIIYVAVVTQPPVAEAALRTVVPAAIDYRAIITLVGGTVGGYITFSGGHRLLDADIKGPAALPEVSRSAIMGVSVASLIRVLLFLATLGVVARGLAIEEGNPTASVFQLAAGSVGYKLFGVVMFAAAITSIIGSAYTSVSFLRSMRPGIAAHENRWIIGFIIFSTLVFVGVGKPVSVLVWAGALNGFILPITLGTLLVAAYRPSVVGSYRHPLALTVFGVLVVLLMTWMSGAVLLEQVAELGK, from the coding sequence GTGAGGCCGGCCCGCAACTGGGGCGTGCTGCTGGGCGCCGCCTTTCTGATGGCTACCTCGGCCGTAGGGCCGGGCTTTCTCACCCAAACTACCGTCTTTACCCAGTCGTTGGGGGCCAGCTTTGGCTTCGTTATCCTGACCTCTATTCTGATTGATATTGGGGTGCAGCTCAACATCTGGCGGGTTATTGCCGTGTCGGAGCTGCGCGCCCCCGACATTGCCAACCGCGTGCTGCCGGGGCTGGGCGGCTTTATTTCCTTGCTGATTCTGCTGGGCGGGCTGGCCTTCAACATCGGCAACGTGGGCGGGGCGGGCCTGGGGCTGGAGGTGCTCACGGGCCTGCCGGTAACCTGGTGCGCCGTACTGGCGGCGGGCCTGGCTATTGCCATTTTTCTGGTACGCGAGGCCGGTCCGCTCATGGACCGGTTCGCCCAGCTTATGGGGCTCGTGATGATTCTGGCCATTATCTACGTGGCCGTGGTTACCCAACCGCCCGTGGCCGAAGCCGCCCTGCGCACCGTCGTTCCCGCTGCTATCGACTACCGGGCCATTATTACCCTGGTGGGCGGTACGGTGGGCGGCTACATCACCTTTTCCGGCGGGCACCGCCTGCTGGATGCCGACATAAAAGGCCCAGCAGCCCTGCCCGAGGTGTCGCGCAGTGCCATTATGGGCGTATCAGTAGCTTCCCTGATTCGGGTGCTGTTGTTTCTGGCTACGCTGGGGGTAGTAGCCCGCGGCCTGGCCATTGAGGAGGGCAACCCCACGGCTTCGGTGTTTCAGCTGGCCGCTGGCTCGGTGGGCTATAAGCTGTTTGGGGTGGTGATGTTCGCGGCGGCCATTACCTCCATTATTGGCTCGGCGTACACGTCGGTTTCCTTCCTCAGGTCGATGCGGCCCGGTATTGCCGCCCACGAAAACCGCTGGATTATTGGGTTCATCATTTTCTCGACCCTCGTATTTGTGGGGGTAGGCAAGCCGGTGAGCGTGCTGGTCTGGGCCGGGGCCCTGAACGGCTTCATTCTGCCCATCACCCTGGGCACCCTGCTCGTGGCCGCCTACCGCCCCAGCGTGGTAGGCAGCTACCGCCACCCCCTGGCCCTGACGGTATTCGGGGTGCTGGTCGTGCTACTTATGACCTGGATGAGCGGCGCCGTACTGCTAGAGCAGGTAGCAGAGCTAGGGAAATAA
- a CDS encoding LamB/YcsF family protein produces the protein MNQPYAVDLNCDMGESFGAYPLGHDEAILPFVTSANIACGYHAGDPAVMKRTVRLALRHGVAIGAHPGLPDLVGFGRREMAVSPEEAYDMTVYQLGALAAFVRAEGGTVHHVKPHGALYNMAAVNPALAEALAEAVYRVHPKACLYGLAGSALISAGQKLGLATVQEVFADRTYQPNGTLTPRRQPDALITDADKAISQVVRMVKEGRVRAQSGADVAIQADTVCLHGDGAHALAFAQQIRARLEQEGIAVRTHQPVSA, from the coding sequence ATGAACCAACCCTACGCCGTTGATCTGAACTGTGACATGGGGGAAAGCTTCGGCGCCTACCCCCTGGGCCACGACGAAGCCATTCTGCCCTTCGTGACTTCCGCCAACATTGCCTGCGGCTACCACGCCGGCGACCCGGCCGTGATGAAGCGCACCGTGCGCCTGGCCCTGCGGCACGGAGTAGCCATTGGGGCCCACCCCGGCCTGCCCGACCTGGTAGGCTTCGGCCGCCGGGAAATGGCGGTTTCTCCCGAGGAAGCCTACGACATGACGGTGTACCAGCTGGGTGCCCTGGCCGCTTTCGTGCGTGCTGAGGGCGGCACAGTGCACCACGTAAAGCCCCACGGCGCCCTCTATAACATGGCCGCCGTAAACCCCGCCCTGGCCGAGGCCCTAGCGGAAGCCGTGTACCGGGTGCACCCCAAAGCCTGCCTATACGGGCTGGCCGGCAGCGCCCTCATTAGCGCCGGCCAAAAGCTGGGCCTGGCCACCGTCCAGGAGGTCTTCGCCGACCGTACCTACCAGCCCAACGGCACGCTCACGCCTCGCCGCCAGCCCGACGCCCTGATTACAGACGCCGATAAGGCCATCAGCCAGGTGGTCCGCATGGTGAAGGAAGGGCGAGTGCGCGCTCAATCCGGCGCGGACGTCGCCATTCAGGCCGATACCGTGTGCCTGCACGGCGACGGTGCCCACGCCCTGGCGTTTGCCCAACAGATTAGGGCGCGGCTGGAGCAGGAAGGCATTGCCGTGCGTACCCATCAGCCAGTTTCCGCGTGA
- a CDS encoding biotin-dependent carboxyltransferase family protein yields the protein MSCSILRPGLLTTIQDGGRRGYRQAGVIVSGPMDALALRVANLLAGNSPEAAGLEITLLGPTLRFEADHLLALTGAHLSATLDGEALPLNRPVAVRRGSELAFGPARAGCRAYLAFSGGLAVPAVLGSQSTYLRAGIGGLAGRALRAGDVLPAPGPTPAGQRLHQQLLKPQPGPRWATTPWFPEPTLTPGPEAAPVIRALRGPEYDLFTPASQRAFWEEEFTVTPQSDRMGYRLAGPELQRRADQEILSSAVTFGTVQVPASGAPIVLLADHQTTGGYPRIGQVITADFSRLAQVPPGGRLRFQEVSLTEAHYWYLHQEKILQQLQRGLALFHYR from the coding sequence ATGAGCTGTAGCATTCTTCGGCCGGGCCTGCTCACCACCATTCAGGATGGCGGCCGCCGGGGCTACCGGCAGGCGGGCGTGATTGTCAGCGGCCCGATGGACGCCTTGGCCCTGCGCGTAGCCAACCTGCTGGCAGGAAATTCGCCCGAAGCGGCCGGCCTGGAAATTACCTTGCTGGGGCCTACCCTTCGGTTTGAAGCCGACCACCTGCTAGCCCTGACCGGCGCCCACCTCTCCGCTACGCTCGATGGCGAGGCCCTACCCCTCAACCGGCCCGTAGCCGTCAGGCGCGGCAGTGAGCTGGCCTTCGGGCCGGCCCGCGCGGGCTGTCGGGCCTACCTGGCTTTTTCCGGGGGACTGGCCGTGCCAGCGGTGCTGGGCAGCCAATCAACCTACCTACGAGCCGGCATCGGCGGCCTGGCAGGGCGCGCCCTGCGGGCCGGCGACGTGCTGCCTGCCCCCGGCCCAACGCCCGCCGGGCAGCGCCTGCATCAGCAGCTGCTCAAGCCACAACCCGGCCCGCGCTGGGCCACTACGCCCTGGTTTCCGGAGCCGACCCTGACGCCGGGGCCAGAAGCGGCGCCGGTCATTCGGGCCCTGCGGGGGCCGGAGTACGACTTGTTCACGCCGGCCAGCCAGCGGGCTTTCTGGGAAGAAGAGTTTACCGTGACGCCGCAATCTGACCGCATGGGCTACCGGCTGGCCGGGCCGGAACTGCAGCGCCGCGCCGATCAGGAAATTCTCTCTTCAGCCGTTACATTCGGCACCGTGCAGGTACCCGCTTCCGGCGCGCCCATCGTCTTGCTGGCCGACCATCAGACCACCGGCGGCTACCCCCGCATCGGGCAGGTTATCACCGCCGACTTTTCCCGCCTGGCTCAGGTGCCGCCGGGGGGTAGGCTGCGCTTTCAGGAGGTCAGCCTCACGGAAGCGCACTACTGGTACCTACACCAGGAAAAAATCCTTCAGCAACTCCAACGGGGCCTCGCCCTTTTCCACTATCGATGA
- the pxpB gene encoding 5-oxoprolinase subunit PxpB, whose product MDQPLPPPSGPTPVQLYPLGDAAVVLQFGESISEATHRTIQAVGAGLDAHPFPGLLEYVPAFTTLTVYYDPWVVSQAGQQDPYQRVSESLRQLLHQLPELPASDAAPVVEIPVCYGGAFGPDLDLLSRYTGLTAAEVIRLHTEPEYLVYMIGFAPGFPYLGGMNERLAAPRKTQPRPLVPAGAVGIAGRQTGIYSLPTPGGWQLIGRTPRRLFTPEAASPSLLRAGQRLRFVPISEAEYQHLQEHEL is encoded by the coding sequence ATGGACCAGCCCCTACCCCCTCCTTCCGGCCCAACGCCGGTACAGCTCTACCCCCTCGGCGACGCGGCCGTGGTGCTGCAATTCGGCGAAAGTATCAGCGAGGCCACGCACCGCACCATTCAGGCCGTGGGCGCCGGCCTCGATGCCCACCCGTTTCCGGGGTTGCTGGAATACGTGCCGGCCTTCACTACCCTCACTGTGTACTACGACCCGTGGGTGGTGAGCCAGGCCGGCCAGCAAGACCCCTACCAACGCGTTTCGGAGTCGCTCCGGCAGCTGCTGCACCAGCTGCCCGAGTTGCCCGCCTCTGACGCGGCGCCGGTGGTGGAAATACCGGTGTGCTACGGCGGCGCTTTCGGGCCTGATCTGGACCTGCTGAGCCGCTACACCGGCCTGACGGCGGCGGAGGTTATCCGCTTGCATACCGAGCCCGAGTACCTGGTGTACATGATTGGTTTTGCGCCCGGCTTTCCCTACCTGGGCGGAATGAACGAACGGCTGGCGGCCCCGCGCAAAACCCAGCCCCGGCCCCTGGTGCCGGCGGGCGCGGTGGGCATTGCCGGCCGCCAGACGGGCATTTACTCCCTCCCCACCCCGGGCGGCTGGCAGCTGATTGGGCGCACGCCGCGCCGCCTGTTCACGCCCGAGGCCGCGTCGCCGAGCTTGCTGCGGGCGGGCCAGCGGCTGCGGTTCGTGCCCATTTCCGAAGCCGAGTACCAGCACCTGCAGGAACATGAGCTGTAG